The Cellulosilyticum sp. I15G10I2 genome contains the following window.
GTCACCCGTCGTGATGTTCTTGCACTTCGTTCAATGATTAAGCCTGCCATACTGACCGTTGTTTCAATGTTATGCTTTAGCTTAACAGTAGGATTCATTATTTATAAAATAACACCATACGATCCTGTGACTGCCATGTTAGCATCTGCGCCTGGCGGTATAGTTGATATGTCTCTTATAGGCGATGATATGGGTGCTGATACAGCTGTTATTTCTATGCTTCAGCTTGTACGACTTATATCTGTAATGGGATTATTTCCAGCTCTAATCCGCCATGTTATACCCCTTCTAGAATCTTCAAAACATCCAAAGGCTCCACTTAATGCTGCCAGCTTAAAAAATACAGCCTGTACTACTACGCTGTCTATATCCAATAAACCAAAAGCTATTATATGTACGGCTTTTATAAGTATTGTCTCTGGACTTATTGGGTATGTCTTAAAAATCCCCGCAGGTGCTATTGTATTTTCAATGGTTGGCGTTGCCCTTCAGAATATATTTTGGGGCAATGTCTATATGCCCCCAGCTGTTAAAAGCTTTGCTCAAGTGTGTGCTGGGACACTTATTGGGGTTAATGTAACGCTTACATCTATCCTTCATTTGCGTTCTGCTATTATTCCAGCTATTATACTCATAGCAGGTTTCGCTATGATGACGCTATTAACGAGTATGGTGCTTTATAAAAATAGCAAGTTAGATATGATAACCTGTTTTTTTGCCTGTGTTCCAGGCGGTGCAACAGATATTTGTCTTATGGCAAGTGATTTTGGGGCAGAACCACCCAAAATAATTGTTATACAACTCCTTAGACTTGTATGTGTCATTGCTTTTTATCCAATAATTATCAGTTTAATTATTTAGAATCATAAGTTTGATTCACTTATGACTATAATATAACTTATATACCTAATAAAAAAGACATCCTGCTTAGTATTTTTAATACTAAACTAGGATGCCTTTATGACTGAGCTGGAAGGATTCGAACCTTCGAAGTGCTGGAGTCAGAGTCCAGTGCCTTACCGCTTGGCGACAACTCATCAATCCCAAAAGATTGTTTTACCTTTATCATTATATAATCATTAATGTATTTTTTCAAGCCATTTCTTCTGCTATTTCTGATGTTTCTAACGCTAGTTCTTATGCTGCTGGTTTAAATCCATTTGTACCTTCTTAGGCAAAGCTTTAAATATAAGATGATACGACCGGTCAATCATATCCTTTAATACTTCATCAGGTACTTCACCCTCTAGATATAAAGAGTTCCAATGGTCTTTATTCATATAATAACCTGCTATGATATCTTTATATTGCTGTCTTAAAAATTGTCCATGAGGCGGCTCCAGTTTAAGCGTTATAATTTGTTTTCCTTCTTTATCCCCACCTCTTAGGGCAAACATCTTACCACCTAACATATATCTTGTTGCTTGCCACTCTTCTTTAAAATCTTTTTCTGCACCTATCTTTGATAGACAATATGCATCTAACCACTCATATTTCATTTTTCATTCCTCCACATCTCACACTGATTAATACGCGCTCCATCATCACCTTGCGCTTTATCATACGCAAACTCTAAAAGCTGATCACAGGGAAAAATATCATCTGCACATTCTCCGCAATGTTTAAGCTGCTTTGATTCAGCACAAGACTTAATCTTACAATCCTCTCCCCAAAAAGGCTTTGTGATACAAGTACACCCTTTACAATTCATACTAACCCTAAACTCACATTCTGAACAAACGATGCCACATCTTGATTCAACCATATTAACGCCCCCACCTTGTATACTCTAATCTATTAAATGTTTCTATATGATCATATCAAAGTAAACAGGACATCTATATGTCTTGTTCAAAAAATTATTTATACTTTTTAAGCATTTTTCTTACCTGCTCCTTAATTTCATCTTTTAAATCTTTTGGAAAAATAACCTGAGCTCTATCCCCAAAACCTAGAAGCCACCTGATAATATAATCCCGATTAGTATACCCTCTCTCAAAACGCAGCTTACCATCTTCTGTTTGTTTATAACAGTCTGGTCCATATTCTTCAATTAATAAATATTCCTCACTTTTATCAAATAAAACGATCATTTTATGATTATCTGTTAGATGTCTATCTAGATCCTGCTTCTCTACCGGAACTTCTCTTGGTTTAAAAACTTCTAAGCTTAACGCAAGCTCCCATAAGCGGTTCAGCTTAAACAGACGAAAATCTTCACTTTTCATA
Protein-coding sequences here:
- a CDS encoding AbrB family transcriptional regulator, whose translation is MTAINTIIITLLVAILGAIIAPKLKIPAGTMIGAMFAVALLNIITGMASMPAGSKTFTQIIAGLFIGSNVTRRDVLALRSMIKPAILTVVSMLCFSLTVGFIIYKITPYDPVTAMLASAPGGIVDMSLIGDDMGADTAVISMLQLVRLISVMGLFPALIRHVIPLLESSKHPKAPLNAASLKNTACTTTLSISNKPKAIICTAFISIVSGLIGYVLKIPAGAIVFSMVGVALQNIFWGNVYMPPAVKSFAQVCAGTLIGVNVTLTSILHLRSAIIPAIILIAGFAMMTLLTSMVLYKNSKLDMITCFFACVPGGATDICLMASDFGAEPPKIIVIQLLRLVCVIAFYPIIISLII
- a CDS encoding MmcQ/YjbR family DNA-binding protein, encoding MKYEWLDAYCLSKIGAEKDFKEEWQATRYMLGGKMFALRGGDKEGKQIITLKLEPPHGQFLRQQYKDIIAGYYMNKDHWNSLYLEGEVPDEVLKDMIDRSYHLIFKALPKKVQMDLNQQHKN
- a CDS encoding DUF3795 domain-containing protein, producing the protein MVESRCGIVCSECEFRVSMNCKGCTCITKPFWGEDCKIKSCAESKQLKHCGECADDIFPCDQLLEFAYDKAQGDDGARINQCEMWRNEK